Proteins from a single region of Candidatus Brocadiaceae bacterium:
- a CDS encoding CpaF family protein — MSSLRDRINKLRSTGASEPTPAAREAQAPAPPETVRPEEKEAQHVVKKQKISLGREQYQELKRSIHGKLLDALDLSILSEMKEEEVKEQIRTVATRLLEQGSVTFNRRERENFVQEIVDEVLGFGPLEPLLQDPSISDILVNGAKQVYVEKEGRLFVTDVEFKDNPHLRHVMDRIVSTVGRHIDESSPMCDARLPDGSRVNAIIPPLAVDYPVLSIRKFRKDALSVEDLLNRGTMGADVAEVAKACVRARLNVLISGGTGAGKTTMLNIMSAYISHRERIVTIEDSAELQLQQPHVVRLETRPPNIEGRGEVTQYELLINSLRMRPDRIILGEVRGREALDMLQAMNTGHDGSMCTVHANSPRDALARLETMVAMGGHDLPQSAVRQQISSALDVILQMQRLPDGTRKMTYFTEVLGMEGEIVTMQDIFRFERKGVGKDGESLGNHVATGVQPRFLDRLRAAGMNLSPAFFMPRK; from the coding sequence ATGAGTTCTCTCAGGGACAGAATCAACAAGCTTCGTTCCACCGGGGCGAGCGAACCCACTCCGGCCGCCCGGGAAGCGCAGGCCCCCGCCCCGCCCGAGACCGTCCGGCCCGAGGAGAAGGAGGCCCAGCATGTCGTCAAGAAGCAGAAGATATCGCTCGGGCGCGAGCAGTACCAGGAGCTGAAGCGGAGCATCCACGGCAAGCTGCTGGACGCCCTTGACCTGAGCATCCTGAGCGAGATGAAGGAAGAGGAGGTCAAGGAGCAGATACGGACAGTGGCCACCCGGCTGCTGGAGCAGGGCAGCGTGACGTTCAACCGGCGCGAGCGCGAGAACTTCGTGCAGGAGATCGTCGACGAGGTGCTCGGTTTCGGGCCGCTCGAGCCGCTCCTGCAGGACCCGAGCATCAGCGACATCCTGGTCAACGGCGCCAAGCAGGTGTACGTGGAGAAGGAAGGGCGGCTGTTCGTCACGGACGTGGAGTTCAAGGACAACCCCCACCTGCGCCACGTGATGGACCGGATCGTCTCGACGGTGGGCCGGCACATCGACGAGAGTTCCCCCATGTGCGACGCGCGTCTGCCGGACGGCTCCCGCGTGAACGCCATCATCCCGCCGCTCGCCGTCGACTATCCCGTCCTGTCCATCCGCAAGTTCCGCAAGGATGCGCTCAGCGTCGAGGACCTGCTCAACCGCGGCACGATGGGTGCCGACGTGGCCGAGGTCGCCAAGGCATGCGTCCGTGCGCGTCTGAACGTTCTGATCAGCGGCGGCACCGGCGCCGGCAAGACGACGATGCTCAACATCATGAGCGCCTACATCAGCCACCGCGAGCGGATCGTCACGATCGAAGACAGCGCGGAACTGCAACTGCAGCAGCCCCACGTCGTGCGCCTGGAGACGCGGCCGCCCAACATCGAAGGGCGCGGCGAGGTGACGCAGTACGAGCTGCTCATCAACAGCCTGCGCATGCGGCCTGACCGCATCATCCTGGGCGAGGTGCGCGGGCGCGAGGCCCTGGACATGCTGCAGGCCATGAACACCGGCCACGACGGCTCGATGTGCACCGTGCACGCCAACTCGCCCCGCGACGCCCTGGCCCGCCTGGAGACCATGGTCGCCATGGGCGGCCACGACCTGCCCCAGTCGGCCGTGCGACAGCAGATCAGCAGCGCGCTGGACGTCATCCTCCAGATGCAGCGTCTGCCGGACGGCACGCGGAAGATGACCTACTTCACCGAAGTGCTCGGCATGGAAGGCGAGATCGTGACGATGCAGGACATCTTCCGGTTCGAACGCAAGGGCGTGGGCAAGGACGGCGAATCGCTCGGCAACCACGTGGCGACCGGGGTGCAGCCCCGGTTCCTGGATC
- a CDS encoding AAA family ATPase has translation MTEVVLFVLHADREYAEQIATAFRQYDAEMTIEVLVDLREASNRVREEVPTAVVVGVDASNDPALKTVETVSHMSGDVGIVVVSRDPSQELLVSCMRAGSDEFLEFPIDPDELGKAMRGLFKRKGIAGRQEGKVTAVFSAAGGVGVTTVACNLAAGIAAEMAGSRACSIVDMNLQFGSVALAMDVREFAHTLADAAQEESRLDENLLVSFMAQHPSGAGVLPAPTSLQDLDGLDPWRLRTVIQVCRKTYSHVILDMPHAVDETSIVGLDEADEVLVLCDMLLPTIRHTIHALELFHELEYGAEKLKLVINRFYDNHQVSLDEIVEHVKLPVHWVIPYDSQVAMAALNAGQSFEATDGDSQATHSLIALAQYSAGLQPRPRPKKKRGLFSWTR, from the coding sequence GTGACCGAGGTAGTCCTATTCGTCCTGCACGCAGACCGGGAATACGCCGAACAGATCGCGACCGCGTTCCGGCAATACGACGCGGAGATGACGATCGAGGTGCTGGTCGATCTGAGGGAGGCGTCCAACCGGGTCCGTGAGGAGGTGCCTACGGCGGTCGTCGTCGGCGTCGATGCGTCCAACGACCCCGCGCTCAAGACGGTCGAGACCGTCAGCCACATGTCGGGCGACGTGGGCATCGTCGTGGTCAGCCGGGATCCGAGCCAGGAGTTGCTTGTCTCCTGCATGCGGGCCGGCAGCGACGAGTTCCTGGAGTTCCCCATCGACCCGGACGAACTGGGCAAGGCGATGCGCGGGCTGTTCAAGCGCAAGGGGATCGCCGGCCGGCAGGAGGGGAAGGTGACGGCCGTCTTCAGCGCGGCCGGCGGGGTGGGCGTCACGACTGTGGCCTGCAACCTGGCCGCCGGAATCGCCGCCGAGATGGCCGGTTCCAGGGCCTGCAGCATCGTGGACATGAACCTCCAGTTCGGATCGGTCGCCCTGGCGATGGACGTGCGCGAGTTCGCGCATACGCTGGCGGACGCCGCCCAGGAGGAGTCGCGCCTGGACGAGAACCTTCTGGTGTCCTTCATGGCGCAGCATCCGTCCGGCGCGGGAGTGCTGCCGGCGCCGACGTCCTTGCAGGACCTGGACGGCCTGGACCCGTGGCGCCTGCGCACGGTCATCCAGGTCTGCCGGAAGACCTACAGCCACGTCATCCTGGACATGCCGCATGCGGTCGATGAGACCTCCATCGTGGGGCTGGACGAGGCCGACGAGGTGCTGGTGCTCTGCGACATGCTGCTTCCGACGATCCGCCACACGATCCACGCCCTGGAGCTGTTCCACGAGCTGGAGTATGGCGCCGAGAAGCTGAAGCTGGTCATCAACCGGTTCTACGACAACCACCAGGTGTCGCTGGACGAGATCGTCGAGCACGTGAAGCTGCCCGTGCACTGGGTGATCCCCTATGATTCGCAGGTGGCCATGGCCGCGCTGAACGCGGGGCAGTCGTTCGAGGCCACCGACGGCGACAGCCAGGCGACTCACAGCCTGATCGCCCTGGCGCAGTACTCGGCGGGGCTGCAGCCCCGCCCCCGACCGAAGAAGAAGCGCGGTCTGTTCAGTTGGACCCGATGA
- a CDS encoding MBL fold metallo-hydrolase yields MEGDFVKFLGTAGARFVMARQLRYSAGALLAIDGLRIMIDPGPGTLVRCARARPRIDPAGLDAVVLSHAHIDHSGDLNAVLDAMTAGGHRPHGALFAPGQCLEGPDAVLLGYLRPHLDQVVPLRPEADYALGPVRFTTSVRHRHGVETYGVKFRHAHGTLAFVVDTAPFEDLAGAYSDADILILNVVLREPHKSPHVMHLSLEDAREVIGTVRPRRAVLTHFGMTMLKSRPRELAAGLSQELGLEVLAATDGLTLAL; encoded by the coding sequence ATGGAAGGCGACTTCGTGAAGTTCCTGGGCACCGCCGGCGCGCGCTTCGTCATGGCGCGCCAGTTGCGGTACTCGGCGGGCGCCCTGCTGGCCATCGACGGCCTGCGCATCATGATCGACCCCGGCCCCGGCACGCTCGTGCGCTGTGCGCGCGCCCGCCCGCGCATCGACCCCGCCGGACTCGACGCGGTCGTGCTCTCGCATGCCCACATCGACCACTCCGGCGACCTGAACGCCGTCCTGGACGCAATGACTGCCGGCGGCCATCGTCCGCACGGCGCCCTGTTCGCCCCGGGGCAGTGCCTGGAGGGCCCCGACGCGGTGCTTCTCGGCTATCTGCGGCCCCACCTCGACCAGGTCGTGCCGCTGCGGCCGGAGGCCGACTACGCCCTCGGGCCCGTCCGCTTCACCACGAGCGTGCGCCACCGGCACGGGGTCGAGACCTACGGCGTGAAGTTCCGTCATGCCCACGGGACCTTGGCATTTGTGGTGGACACGGCCCCATTCGAGGATCTGGCCGGCGCCTACTCCGACGCCGACATACTGATCCTCAACGTCGTGCTGCGCGAACCGCATAAGAGCCCGCACGTGATGCACCTGAGCCTGGAGGACGCCCGCGAGGTGATCGGCACCGTGCGCCCGCGCAGGGCCGTGCTGACACATTTCGGCATGACGATGCTCAAGTCGAGGCCCCGCGAGCTGGCCGCCGGCCTCTCGCAGGAACTCGGCCTGGAGGTCCTGGCCGCCACCGACGGGCTGACGCTGGCGCTGTAG
- a CDS encoding UvrD-helicase domain-containing protein: protein MTATGAAPGRTPPPDEDVRAEVRDSSARTMLVEAAAGTGKTTLLVDRILGGVREGRVRLAGTVAITFTEKAAGELEDRLRTKLAEAWQQAPRDSAERRHLQTALEEIDRAAIGTIHAFCARLLREKPAEAGVDPEFAVLETSAADLLRERCWREWIDGQMDARAEPLREVLRAEVPLSALKGPALSLLDAPEVLEGERFVLRRPAALPAELSSDLVGGLAAVRKVLAGLERTNEHSRVLVQAVEGLDDLGADAVRRLGYAAAGVPCEDVLRSVSKGLRDEAVGVLEPWLAAAASLGAHLAADVFEWLLGFVRHYGRAKQARAVLDFQDLLWMSARLLRRDRAVRRFFQLRFSAFFVDEFQDTDPLQAEVVAFLCEDPEAPPADRMEDVRLADGKLFAVGDPKQSIYRFRRADVLIYERFKGLFGPAGFGEDRTRTVSCNFRSTSRLLDVFNRTFERLFAVSDRPDVYQAAHVPLGAPADAAPGGAPVLAVCPPAGVYDPKRQAGQGRRFEADALARTIRALLDGALPGADGLTVGPSGVAVLFRSLTGIDVYRAAFDALGIPYRVLGGKGFYRREHVAETLTVLEAVDDPLNEAAVVGALRSSFFGITDEELFRHREAGGRWNYQVSAGGSAPVQEALGHLARWHARRNRVPAAQLLREILAATRAVQAFRLKPAGRQRAADIDLMLGRLRELAGSAPTFSAAVRYLSAMRDGGAAEQESASGAEPGDDSVCLMTVHKAKGLAFDVVVLADLAHAFASVDKVGPLVVDRRGGQMGFRLTAGLRSQGYDDLAECEHRNVQAEERRLLYVACTRARKLLVLPLHWARDTAAGSQQADLLGTGLFADAESVPFGREQDGVYYLDTAPWAGELGGGPRPRVLPQDDRPDAEGLLRRRDEWRLRHRLLADRASAADPFVLPSVTDAEAEGARPADETARGVGGKDFGSLFHNIMARVPLRAGEDGGDPGPLVRGLARIEADLLGLDDAATEEAARLALEALAHPEFRALLDAATGVATEVAFAVPLAALPFCADDRPGLLEGSIDLLLSGPGRTVIVDYKTDRVPPGRHEEAAAAYWPQLGLYALAAGACGRAAGEAELALFFVRTGDMLRRRLDADLRRRLADRLSDGGRSD from the coding sequence ATGACAGCGACAGGCGCCGCACCGGGCCGCACGCCGCCCCCCGACGAGGACGTGCGGGCCGAGGTGCGCGATTCCTCCGCCCGCACGATGCTCGTGGAGGCCGCCGCCGGCACGGGCAAGACGACGCTGCTCGTGGACCGCATCCTGGGCGGCGTGCGCGAGGGCCGCGTGCGCCTGGCCGGCACGGTGGCCATCACGTTCACCGAGAAGGCGGCCGGGGAACTGGAGGACCGCCTTCGCACGAAGCTCGCCGAGGCATGGCAGCAGGCCCCCCGCGATTCCGCTGAGCGTCGACACCTTCAGACGGCGCTGGAGGAGATCGACCGGGCGGCGATCGGGACGATCCACGCCTTCTGCGCGCGCCTGCTCCGGGAGAAGCCCGCCGAGGCCGGCGTGGACCCCGAGTTCGCCGTGCTGGAGACCTCCGCCGCCGACCTCCTGCGCGAGCGCTGCTGGCGGGAGTGGATCGACGGGCAGATGGACGCCCGGGCCGAGCCGCTGCGGGAGGTCCTCCGGGCCGAGGTGCCTCTCTCGGCGCTCAAGGGGCCGGCCCTGTCGCTGCTGGATGCCCCCGAGGTGCTGGAGGGGGAACGCTTCGTCCTGCGCAGGCCGGCTGCGTTGCCTGCGGAACTCTCGTCGGATCTGGTCGGCGGGCTTGCGGCCGTCCGGAAGGTCCTGGCCGGCCTCGAGCGCACGAACGAGCACTCCCGCGTTCTTGTGCAGGCTGTGGAGGGCCTGGACGACCTCGGGGCCGACGCGGTCCGACGGCTCGGCTACGCGGCGGCCGGCGTCCCCTGCGAGGACGTGCTCCGGAGCGTCTCCAAGGGCCTCCGCGACGAGGCCGTCGGCGTCCTGGAGCCATGGCTCGCGGCGGCGGCCTCCCTGGGCGCCCACCTGGCTGCCGATGTGTTCGAGTGGCTGCTGGGCTTCGTCCGCCACTACGGCCGGGCCAAGCAGGCGCGGGCGGTGCTGGACTTCCAGGACCTGCTCTGGATGTCGGCCCGGCTGCTGCGCCGCGACAGAGCGGTGCGGCGCTTCTTCCAGCTGCGGTTCAGCGCCTTCTTCGTCGACGAGTTCCAGGACACGGATCCTCTCCAGGCCGAGGTGGTGGCCTTCCTGTGCGAGGACCCCGAAGCCCCGCCGGCCGACCGGATGGAGGACGTGCGCCTGGCCGACGGCAAGCTGTTCGCCGTGGGCGACCCGAAGCAGTCGATCTACCGCTTCCGGCGGGCCGACGTCCTGATCTACGAGCGCTTCAAGGGCTTGTTCGGCCCGGCCGGGTTCGGCGAGGACCGTACACGCACGGTCTCGTGCAACTTCCGATCCACGTCCCGGCTGCTGGACGTCTTCAACCGGACGTTCGAGCGGCTCTTCGCGGTGTCCGACCGGCCGGACGTCTACCAGGCCGCGCACGTGCCCCTGGGGGCACCTGCGGACGCGGCGCCGGGCGGGGCGCCGGTTCTCGCCGTCTGCCCGCCGGCGGGCGTGTACGATCCGAAGCGACAGGCCGGGCAGGGGCGGCGGTTCGAAGCGGACGCGCTTGCGCGCACGATCCGCGCCCTTCTGGACGGCGCACTGCCGGGCGCCGACGGCCTCACCGTCGGGCCGTCCGGCGTCGCGGTCCTGTTCCGATCCCTGACCGGGATCGACGTCTACCGGGCGGCGTTCGACGCGCTGGGAATCCCTTACCGCGTCCTGGGCGGAAAGGGCTTCTACCGGCGCGAGCACGTGGCCGAGACACTGACGGTTCTGGAGGCCGTGGACGATCCTCTCAACGAGGCGGCCGTCGTCGGTGCGCTGCGGAGTTCGTTCTTCGGCATCACCGACGAGGAGCTGTTCCGGCACCGCGAGGCGGGCGGCCGCTGGAACTACCAGGTGAGCGCGGGCGGCTCGGCGCCCGTGCAGGAGGCGCTGGGGCACCTGGCGCGGTGGCACGCCCGCCGCAACCGCGTGCCGGCGGCCCAGCTCCTGCGCGAGATCCTGGCGGCCACGCGGGCCGTCCAGGCCTTCCGGCTCAAGCCGGCCGGACGGCAGCGGGCGGCGGACATCGATCTGATGCTGGGCCGGCTGCGGGAACTGGCCGGCTCGGCGCCCACGTTCAGCGCGGCTGTGCGCTACCTGAGCGCCATGCGGGACGGCGGGGCCGCCGAGCAGGAGTCCGCGTCCGGCGCCGAGCCCGGCGACGACTCCGTCTGCCTGATGACCGTCCACAAAGCGAAGGGGCTGGCGTTCGACGTCGTCGTGCTGGCCGACCTTGCCCATGCGTTCGCTTCGGTGGACAAGGTCGGGCCGCTTGTGGTCGATCGCCGGGGCGGGCAGATGGGCTTCCGGCTCACGGCGGGCCTTCGATCGCAGGGCTACGACGATCTGGCGGAGTGCGAGCACCGGAACGTGCAGGCGGAGGAGCGGCGGCTTCTCTACGTCGCGTGCACCCGGGCCAGGAAGCTCCTGGTGCTGCCCCTCCACTGGGCCCGCGACACGGCCGCCGGGTCCCAGCAGGCGGATCTCCTGGGCACAGGGCTGTTCGCGGATGCGGAGTCCGTGCCCTTCGGCCGTGAACAGGATGGGGTCTACTACCTGGACACCGCCCCCTGGGCCGGCGAACTGGGCGGCGGGCCCCGGCCTCGGGTCCTGCCGCAGGACGACCGGCCCGATGCGGAGGGCCTGCTTCGCCGGAGGGACGAGTGGCGGCTGCGCCACCGGCTGTTGGCGGACCGTGCCTCGGCGGCCGATCCCTTCGTGCTGCCCAGCGTCACGGATGCCGAGGCCGAAGGCGCCCGCCCGGCCGACGAGACCGCCCGTGGGGTGGGGGGCAAGGACTTCGGCTCCCTGTTCCACAACATCATGGCGCGCGTGCCTCTGCGGGCCGGCGAGGACGGAGGCGACCCGGGGCCGCTTGTGCGGGGACTGGCCCGCATCGAGGCCGATCTGCTCGGGCTGGACGACGCGGCCACCGAGGAGGCGGCCCGGCTGGCCCTGGAGGCGCTGGCCCACCCGGAGTTCCGTGCGCTGCTCGACGCGGCCACCGGCGTGGCGACCGAGGTCGCCTTCGCCGTGCCGTTGGCCGCGCTGCCCTTCTGCGCCGACGACCGCCCCGGCCTTCTGGAGGGGAGCATTGACCTGTTGCTCAGCGGTCCGGGGCGCACGGTGATCGTCGACTACAAGACCGATCGCGTCCCGCCGGGGCGGCACGAGGAGGCGGCGGCCGCCTACTGGCCGCAGCTGGGCCTGTATGCCCTGGCGGCCGGGGCCTGCGGCCGGGCGGCCGGCGAGGCGGAACTGGCGCTCTTTTTCGTGCGTACGGGCGATATGCTCCGGCGTCGGCTCGATGCCGACCTGCGGAGGAGACTGGCCGACCGGCTCTCCGACGGCGGACGGAGCGACTGA
- a CDS encoding N-acetyltransferase: protein MIEKAKIADPPAILAIVNHFAQRELMLPRSLNDVYEALRDFFVYREDGRIIGCVALHISWQGLGEVRSLAVVQEAQNRGVGTELVRRCLDEAMEMGMRHVFALTYRPEFFKKLGFVDYPKEKLPHKIWTDCLRCPRFPECNEVAVMKDLPPGG from the coding sequence ATGATCGAGAAGGCTAAGATCGCAGACCCCCCGGCCATCCTGGCCATCGTCAACCACTTCGCGCAGCGGGAGCTGATGCTGCCCCGTTCGCTGAACGACGTCTACGAAGCCCTGCGCGACTTCTTCGTCTATCGCGAGGATGGCAGGATCATCGGCTGTGTGGCCCTGCACATCAGCTGGCAGGGGCTCGGCGAGGTGCGCAGCCTGGCCGTCGTTCAGGAGGCACAGAACCGGGGCGTCGGCACGGAGCTGGTGCGGCGCTGTCTCGACGAGGCCATGGAGATGGGCATGCGGCACGTCTTCGCCCTGACCTACCGGCCGGAGTTCTTCAAAAAGCTGGGCTTCGTCGACTACCCCAAGGAGAAGCTGCCTCACAAGATCTGGACCGACTGCCTGCGATGCCCGCGCTTCCCCGAATGCAACGAAGTGGCCGTGATGAAGGACCTGCCGCCGGGCGGCTGA